From a region of the Theobroma cacao cultivar B97-61/B2 chromosome 8, Criollo_cocoa_genome_V2, whole genome shotgun sequence genome:
- the LOC18593111 gene encoding protein EPIDERMAL PATTERNING FACTOR 2, with protein MNSLSLRVAGQMLVLTFLMVSLATDSLRVPPHDHHASIHGKATKFGDEGQMHPQEGEKEELGMELYPTGSSLPDCSHACGPCFPCKRVMVSFKCSIAESCPIVYRCMCKGKYYHVPSN; from the exons TTGTCGCTTAGAGTCGCTGGACAAATGCTAGTTTTAACCTTCCTGATGGTTTCCCTAGCCACAGACAGCCTTCGGGTGCCCCCTCATGATCACCATG CCAGCATCCATGGAAAAGCTACCAAATTTGGAGATGAAGGGCAAATGCACCCCCAG GAAGGAGAAAAGGAAGAGCTAGGAATGGAGCTATACCCAACAGGGTCGAGCTTGCCTGACTGTTCCCACGCTTGTGGCCCCTGCTTTCCCTGCAAGAGGGTGATGGTTAGCTTCAAGTGCTCCATCGCAGAGTCCTGCCCTATTGTTTATAGGTGCATGTGCAAAGGCAAATACTACCATGTGCCTTCCAACTGA